Proteins from a genomic interval of Papaver somniferum cultivar HN1 chromosome 4, ASM357369v1, whole genome shotgun sequence:
- the LOC113274220 gene encoding transcription factor bHLH162-like yields MKTCSKSGTIDRKTIEKNRRIHMKALCFKLVSLISPTSAAGTASHKNSSNKDICTQMDQLDHAAYYIQKLKGRIDELQRRKQQLGMASIRNKTSQDTYVLHDIDDHPQDIITSNVIIIASNNLLNLPILEVRDFDTTLEVVLITALNKNVMFYGVITLLEEEGAEVTHATFSVVNDKIFHTIHSQATFGVETSRVCERLKQLIS; encoded by the exons atgaaaacttGTAGCAAAAGTGGTACGATTGACAGGAAAACTATTGAAAAGAATAGAAGAATCCATATGAAAGCTCTTTGCTTCAAACTTGTTTCTCTTATCTCTCCAACTAGTGCTGCTGGTACTGCTAGTCACAAGAATTCCTCTAACAAG GATATATGTACGCAGATGGATCAGTTAGATCATGCAGCATACTACATACAAAAATTAAAAGGAAGAATAGATGAACTGCAGAGAAGGAAACAACAACTAGGGATGGCAAGTATTAGAAACAAGACTAGTCAAGACACCTATGTTCTCCATGATATTGATGACCATCCTCAAGACATTATTACTAGCAATGTTATTATTATAGCCAGTAACAATTTGCTAAATTTGCCGATACTTGAAGTAAGGGACTTCGATACTACTTTGGAAGTGGTTTTGATAACTGCGTTGAACAAAAACGTCATGTTCTATGGAGTAATCACACTTCTGGAAGAAGAAGGTGCTGAAGTTACCCATGCTACTTTCTCTGTTGTTAATGACAAGATTTTCCACACAATTCATTCGCAG GCTACGTTTGGTGTCGAGACTTCAAGGGTATGTGAAAGATTGAAGCAATTGATCTCTTAG